The genomic DNA TAAAGCGGGAAGTTGTTCACCGCCGAAGGATTCGGAAGAACGACGGTTATTTTCGTGGGCGCGTTCTGTGCTTCGGCGAGGCTCATCGCCCATGGAGTCACAGCGAGCGCTACAGCTAGGCCAAGAGCTTTACTCATTTTCATCGGCGTTTCCTCTCCTGCAATGTCTGCTCGTTGGCAGGGTCCGCGTTGTCCGCGGAAGACAATCATGTACAGGTTATTCGCCGTTGTCAAAAAATGTATGATTCTGTACCGGGTTATACTTTTGAGTGTGCGCTTATTTTGTGTATCTCGAGAACGCCTCTGAATTCTTGCTTTGTGTTTGCCCTGCACCGCACCTATTACGCACCCAAGTCAAAGCAACATAATCCCGTAGCGAAATGAAGCGATGATCGACAGCGGCGACGAAAAAATACATTTTATGGACTATTCACTATAAATCTATATCTTGTGGACCAGCACCACGAAAACAGATGAACCCAGCACCACGAAAACAGATGAACTTTGGGAGGAAGAGAATGACGGAAACTGATGCATACGTGATTGCGCCACCGGACCGCGCCCTGTTGCCAGTGGCAGGAACGTCTCAGAGCTTTCCGGTGCGCAGGATCTATTGCGTCGGCAGGAACTATGTCGCCCATGTTCGCGAAATGGGCGGAGACGAGATGCGCGATCCACCGATTTTCTTCCAGAAGCCAGCGGACAGCATCGTTCCCGACGGAGCCTTAATTCCCTACCCCCCGATGACGAGCAACTACCATTATGAGCTCGAGCTGGTGGTCGCGCTCAAGAAGGGAGGGCGCAATATCCCAGTCGCGGACGCGCTCGATTGCATCTATGGCTACGGAATCGGTCTCGACATGACCCGCCGCGATCTACAGATGGATCTCGGCAAGAGCGGCCTTCCCTGGGAGGCAGGAAAAGCCTTTGACAATTCCTGCCCCTGTGGACCCATCCATCCCGTGGAGACAGTTGGGCACGTCCTGGAAGGCACTATCCAACTTGCTGTCGATGGCGAGCCCAGGCAGGATTCCGACCTGAAGCTGATGATTTGGAAGGTGCCGGAGATCATTGCTAACCTTTCCAAGTACTTCATGCTGAAACCAGGCGACATCATTCTAACCGGTACGCCGGCTGGAGTCGGGCCGGTTGTTCCGGGAAATGAACTCGTGGGCTCGATCGACAAGCTGGGAACGTTGAGAGTGCGGATCGGCAGTTAGCGCCTCCTCCTCTTTGGTGGCATCGAAGAGAAAGGGCCGGGAGGTCGGCACCGCCATTCCGACCCTCACCTATGAGCAGTTGGTCGCGAGAGCAGCGGACGTGAGTTCTATTTCACGTCCGATGCTGTCGAGCAACGAACCGTTCGGAGCGGACCCGAAGGGCCACGTTCGTGAAAACCGGGTCCACTTTTCGCAAGCGCGGCCCGCCGGGTCCGCACGATGCGCTAGCGTGTGCGCCGACAGCGCGACCCAATGGCGTACGAGAGGAGGTTTGGTCCCCTCCCCGTGTTTCTTTCAGATCGAACTCAACCATAGAGCGATGCCGTGACAACATCCGCTCTCCACATCTCACCTGTCCATCCCTGCTGACCTCAACGCGAGGGCCGACTGCAATCTCTCGACCGGCTTCGCACCTGGACTTCATGCATGATTTGGCTGCAATAGAGGTAGAAGAGCCTAAGCAGAACCCTCCGAGGACAGATTCATGAAAACGTGCGTCATCTTGGATGACTATCAAGGCGTTGCACTGAAATATGCCGACTGGAGCGGCCTCGCCGACCGCGTGGCGGTCACGAGCCTGCGCGAGCACATTGCTGACGAAGACGTCCTCGTGGACCGGCTTGCGGATGCCGACATCGTCATCATCATGCGAGAGAGGACGCCTTTTCCCGCCACCCTGTTCAAGCGACTGCCGAGACTGGGCCTGCTTGTCACCAGCGGCATGCGTAACGCCGCCATCGATCTCTTGGCAGCGGGCGATGTCGTGGTGTGCGGCACCGGCGGCAGTTCGGCTCCGCCGGCAGAGCTGACCTGGGGTCTTATCCTGGGCTTGGCGCGGCAGATTCCAACCGAGAACACGCAGCTCCGGCACAACGGGCCATGGCAAAGCACGATTGGGATCGATTTACAGGGCCGCCGCCTCGGCATCGTTGGCCTCGGCAAGATCGGCACGCGCGTCGCTCATGTCGGGCAGGCGTTCGGCATGCATGTTACGGCTTGGAGCCCCAACCTCACGGCCGAGCGCGCGTCTGCCGCCGGCGTCGAGAGGATGGCCTCGAAAGAGGAACTGCTTGAGAGCAGCGACTTTGTCACGATTCACCTCGTGCTCGCGCCCACGACGCGTGGGCTCGTCGGCGCTCCGGAGCTGCGCCGCATGCGCTCGAGCGCCTTTCTGATCAACACGTCGCGCGCGGCTATCGTTGATCAGACTGCCCTTATCCAGGCACTTGAGGAAAACCGGATCGCCGGTGCCGGCTTGGATGTGTTTGACGCAGAGCCCCTTCCGTCGGACCACCCGCTGCGGCGGCTGCCCAACGTCCTGGCAACACCCCACCTCGGCTATGTTTCGGAGGACAATTATCGGACCTATTTCACGGAAGCCGTGGAAGACATCGAGGCATGGCTGGCCGGGTCACCCATCCGCCGGCTCAGCCAATGAAGGCACCCGGACCTGACGAGACCAGGTTCAGTGGACGAGGGTGATTGAGGGAATTGATCTGGAGCCCAGGAGCTCCGCTGCGCCTGCCCGGTCATGACGAACCGAAGGTCTCTATGAGGGTGCGATCCCGAGGAGCTCATCGATAGCCGGCTTCAGCTCCATGACGG from Microvirga sp. TS319 includes the following:
- a CDS encoding D-2-hydroxyacid dehydrogenase family protein, with protein sequence MKTCVILDDYQGVALKYADWSGLADRVAVTSLREHIADEDVLVDRLADADIVIIMRERTPFPATLFKRLPRLGLLVTSGMRNAAIDLLAAGDVVVCGTGGSSAPPAELTWGLILGLARQIPTENTQLRHNGPWQSTIGIDLQGRRLGIVGLGKIGTRVAHVGQAFGMHVTAWSPNLTAERASAAGVERMASKEELLESSDFVTIHLVLAPTTRGLVGAPELRRMRSSAFLINTSRAAIVDQTALIQALEENRIAGAGLDVFDAEPLPSDHPLRRLPNVLATPHLGYVSEDNYRTYFTEAVEDIEAWLAGSPIRRLSQ
- a CDS encoding fumarylacetoacetate hydrolase family protein yields the protein MTETDAYVIAPPDRALLPVAGTSQSFPVRRIYCVGRNYVAHVREMGGDEMRDPPIFFQKPADSIVPDGALIPYPPMTSNYHYELELVVALKKGGRNIPVADALDCIYGYGIGLDMTRRDLQMDLGKSGLPWEAGKAFDNSCPCGPIHPVETVGHVLEGTIQLAVDGEPRQDSDLKLMIWKVPEIIANLSKYFMLKPGDIILTGTPAGVGPVVPGNELVGSIDKLGTLRVRIGS